From a single Anoplolepis gracilipes chromosome 3, ASM4749672v1, whole genome shotgun sequence genomic region:
- the LOC140663907 gene encoding protein LLP homolog: MAKSLRSKWRRKCRAVKRERYATKELDRLKKTLGIDENASKDVEMTNIQEIATVVDAKKIKEDKAKAKDTKSDVTTDQEQMEVEGTRVYDKKTLRDQYGNYPVWMNKRKILKHKKGRAKMQKASKISSKRLTRRQKKATKGK, translated from the exons ATGGCCAAGTCGCTGCGTAGTAAATGGAGAAGAAAATGCAGAGCAGTAAAGAGAGAACGTTATGCGACAAAGGAATTagacagattaaaaaaaaccCTTGGTATTGATGAAAATGCATCTAAAGATGTTGAAATGAcaaatattcaagaaattgCTACAG TTGttgatgcaaaaaaaatcaaagaagaCAAGGCTAAAGCTAAAGATACGAAAAGCGATGTAACTACAGATCAAGAACAGATGGAAGTAGAAGGTACTAGAGTATACGATAAGAAAACATTGCGTGATCAATATGGTAATTATCCCGTATGGATGAACAAACGAAAGATACTCAAACATAAAAAAGGTAGAGCAAAAATGCAAAAGGCTAGCAAAATATCAAGCAAAAGACTCACCAGACGACAAAAAAAGGCgacaaaaggaaaataa